One genomic window of Aethina tumida isolate Nest 87 chromosome 3, icAetTumi1.1, whole genome shotgun sequence includes the following:
- the LOC109596615 gene encoding E3 UFM1-protein ligase 1 homolog, translated as MADWEEVKRLAADFQKVQLSSTTQKLSERNCIEIVTWLLDKKLLDLIFSSDGKEYLTPSQLVSDIKSELYVSGGRINLVDLAKVIGVDLAHINAHINDVLKGQKDIHLVLGQLIDSSFITKIAGEINEKLSQQGQINVNDLTIQYDLPADFLQQIIEKNLDKLIFGKQDKNDPRIFFTESFIARTKAKIRGALGGLTRPTSVATILTHLEITEKLFFSLFDQTCTFGSLTSRLAGAQYIPNVYARSQNEWVQNFYKQNGYLEFDALARIGIFDYKTYIKNKFANEKLLQLNSCVINQSILDRAEADIDECIMSKLYVDLQTNLPSVFNEKDIQIILDKILTPQKQQQTLVLNSFVISKAFLENISKDCGELVKDKAKKAVESGKYQQYQTSLQVSHKTNKFEEVEEKVDKREERRKKAAGGKTGGGTQGRETKTKSTKKSGRNFNKQIEDDFEREEKKMVLEILNEEDLLGAIQVPLEEEGLEELVQPIIEYLLPKLNEQGLEIAGTIYATTVADKTANRRQTHNEVQNKLNAMLGDIRLFEKGIKLFPADVQSHLYKYLIKTLCTDVVTEILNYVAAEQNFDTTTENFNNDQRLKFINELPQEFKAPLTNLTKALTGHSIDEFMTAVEEGLSACSMIIKKIDKKKDRTTVLTHKHELLEKLNSCTDVALVLHLAVLVIFTVATQSMLHCSGRHLASVLTFLKSYLNGEEYNELKSYHDFVTLMLSSESEAENAKEKLKEKLPIIVKMANEYKKPGAEK; from the exons ATGGCTGATTGGGAAGAAGTTAAACGTTTAGCTGCGGATTTTCAAAAGGTGCAACTTAGCTCAACAacacaaaa GTTGTCGGAGCGTAACTGCATTGAAATTGTGACATGGTTATTAGACAAGAAATTGCTGGATTTGATTTTCTCAAGTGATGGAAAAGAATATTTGACCCCATCACAATTGGTTTCAGATATTAAGTCTGAATTGTATGTAAGTGGGGGTAGAATAAATCTGGTCGATCTTGCTAAGGTGATAGGTGTTGATTTGGCCCACATCAATGCACATATTAATGATGTATTGAAAGGACAAAAAGATATACATTTAGTTTTGGGACAATTAATTGACTCaagttttataacaaaaattgctggtgaaattaatgaaaaattatctcAACAAGggcaaataaatgttaatgattTGACAATTCAATATGACTTGCCTGCTGACTTCTTACAACAGATCATTGAGAAGAACTtggataaattgatatttgggAAACAAGACAAGAATGATCCAAGGATATTCTTCACTGAATCATTCATTGCAAGAACCAAGGCAAAAATTAGAGGAGCCCTTGGTGGTTTAACAAGGCCTACATCTGTAGCTACAATTTTAACACACCTTGAGATAACTGAAAAGTTATTCTTTAGTCTTTTTGATCAAACTTGTACATTTGGAAGTCTTACAAGTAGACTGGCAGGTGCTCAGTATATTCCTAATGTCTATGCACGGTCTCAG aatgAATGGGTTCAAAATTTCTACAAACAAAACGGGTACCTGGAATTCGACGCTCTTGCCAGAATTGGTATATTTGACTATAAAACATACATAAAGAACAAATTTGctaatgaaaaattacttcaattAAATTCATGTGTTATAAATCAGTCTATCTTAGATAGGGCAGAGGCTGACATTGATGAATGTATTATGAGCAAATTATATGTGGATTTGCAAACGAATCTTCCATcagtatttaatgaaaaagatATTCAAATCATTTTGGATAAAATCTTGACACCACAAAAACAACAGCAAACTCTagtattaaatagttttgttaTTAGTAAAGCTTTCTTGGAAAATATATCGAAAGATTGTGGTGAACTGGTGAAAGATAAGGCAAAGAAAGCTGTTGAATCTGGCAAATATCAGCAATATCAGACAAGCTTACAGGTATCACATAAAACCAACAAATTTGAGGAAGTTGAAGAAAAAGTAGACAAACGTGAGGAACGCAGGAAAAAGGCAGCAGGTGGAAAAACAGGTGGTGGTACACAAGGCAGagaaactaaaacaaaatcaactaaaaaatctggcagaaattttaataagcaaaTTGAAGATGATTTTGAAAGAGAAGAAAAGAAGATGGTGTTGGAAATTCTAAACGAGGAAGATTTACTTGGTGCGATACAGGTACCATTGGAAGAAGAAGGTCTTGAGGAGTTGGTACAACCAATTATTGAATATCTCTTGCcaaaactaaatgaacaaggaCTTGAGATTGCTGGAACAATTTACGCAACAACGGTAGCAGATAAGACTGCAAACAGAAGGCAAACCCATAAtgaagtacaaaataaattaaacgccATGTTGGGTGACATCAGATTATTTGAGAAAGGGATAAAATTGTTCCCTGCAGATGTTCAATCTCACTTGTACAAATACCTCATCAAAACTTTATGTACTGATGTCGttactgaaattttgaattatgtgGCGGCTGAACAAAACTTTGATACTACCactgaaaatttcaataatgatCAAAGACTAAAGTTCATAAACGAATTACCTCAAGAATTTAAAGCGCCTTTAACCAACTTGACCAAAGCTCTCACTGGTCATAGTATAGATGAATTCATGACCGCCGTAGAAGAGGGTCTGTCAGCTTGCAGCATGATAATCAAGAAAATCGACAAAAAGAAAGATCGCACTACAGTACTGACACACAAGCATGAGCTGCTGGAAAAACTCAATTCTTGTACTGATGTTGCTCTTGTTTTGCATCTGGCGGTTCTCGTCATTTTCACAGTCGCTACTCAAAGTATGTTGCACTGTAGTGGTAGGCATTTAGCGTCTGTGCTTACCTTTTTAAAATCGTACTTGAATGGGGAAGAGTACAACGAACTAAAATCATATCACG ATTTTGTTACACTTATGCTGTCATCAGAAAGTGAAGCAGAAAACGctaaagaaaaactaaaagaaaagc
- the LOC109596625 gene encoding nucleoporin p54, whose amino-acid sequence MSFTFGSTSQPTFGATQPKVSSFGSGFGTPASTASTGFGFGAQPQQQAAPAFGASTFGAPAASTAPTFGSTFGAPASSAPSFGNTFGAPATSTPAFGGGFGTAAATPSLFGAQTTKPSLFSTPASGTSTLFGGTQTTQATGLFGATNTSAAPSLFGTATSSTPSLFGSSFGTTQTSAPSLFGTTGTTQTGFGTGGGLFNTATSSAPSLFGSTGFGTSTTTSGFGGFGGTTGGFGGFGTNTSTTNLFGNSFGAKPATTTAPTQTPQSNAQLAVASVYAINVFNDERDDILKKWNMLQACWGTGKGFYNMQQPPIDYKCQNPFYRFKAIGYNIIPEQDNSEGIVKLIFNKKISELQNHREVLKNGIGGILGNKPNLTVDVTQIKSASDSQTEVRITVSEKGVTGSVRKIPATDLSAYLNQPTQKQQLSNVGVTCITPFITPSKAELEEYLKSPPEGVDAQMWQAAIQDNPNPKKYIPVAINGFSDLRSRMISQEHQTGLHQAFLEKVNKEISELKTKDASSTAQISELKHKFLELQHRILRILVKQESTRKVGIAIQPEEDMLRGRLEMMYAHLNAPKQYKGQINELLSHVKLIEGSKKQSTQNYRIDTDSEEDIKQFLKMEQDGVSQLINIVKCDLQAIKIINEGLQQMLQSNTH is encoded by the exons atGTCTTTTACATTTGGAAGTACTTCACAACCAACTTTTGGAGCCACACAACCTAAAG tttcatCCTTTGGGTCTGGCTTCGGGACGCCGGCGTCAACGGCGTCCACCGGCTTTGGTTTCGGTGCACAACCTCAGCAGCAAGCAGCACCCGCTTTCGGAGCCTCCACCTTTGGGGCACCGGCAGCCTCTACCGCCCCCACATTTGGCTCTACCTTCGGAGCTCCCGCCAGTAGCGCCCCCTCCTTCGGTAACACATTCGGCGCCCCCGCCACCTCGACCCCGGCCTTCGGGGGTGGATTTGGCACGGCCGCCGCCACCCCAAGTTTGTTTG gaGCCCAAACCACAAAACCGTCACTTTTCTCGACGCCAGCTTCTGGTACTTCAACTTTATTTGGAGGAACCCAAACAACTCAGGCGACTGGCCTCTTTGGTGCAACTAATACCAGCGCAGCTCCTAGTCTCTTTGGCACAGCAACCTCTTCCACCCCGTCTCTTTTTGGTAGCTCCTTTGGCACCACTCAGACGTCAGCCCCAAGTCTCTTTGGCACCACCGGGACAACTCAAACAGGGTTTGGCACTGGCGGAGGATTATTTAATACCGCCACATCGTCCGCTCCGTCACTGTTCGGTTCAACCGGTTTCGGAACGAGTACCACAACTTCTGGATTCGGAGGTTTTGGCGGGACGACCGGTGGTTTTGGAGGGTTTGGCACGAATACCAGTACCACCAATTTGTTTGGGAATTCATTTGGAGCTAAACCTGCTACAACAACTg CACCAACTCAAACACCCCAGTCAAATGCTCAACTTGCTGTAGCCAGTGTATACgcaataaatgtgtttaatgACGAAAGAGACGACATCTTAAAGAAATGGAATATGCTGCAGGCTTGTTGGGGCACCGGCAAAGGTTTTTACAACATGCAACAACCGCCCATTGATTATAAATGCCAGAACCCCTTCTATCGTTTCAAAGCCATCGGTTACAACATAATTCCGGAACAAGACAACTCGGAAGGGAtagtcaaattaatatttaataaaaagatttcAGAGTTACAAAACCACAgggaagtattaaaaaatggtatCGGAGGCATTCTCGGAAACAAGCCGAATCTAACTGTGGACGTGACTCAAATTAAGTCAGCCAGTGATTCTCAGACTGAGGTCAGAATTACTGTATCTGAAAAAGGTGTTACTGGAAGCGTCAGAAAAATACCGGCCACCGATCTTTCAGCCTATTTAAATCAGCCAACTCAAAAGCAACAATTATCTAATGTAGGAGTTACTTGTATAACGCCTTTTATTACTCCCAGCAAAGCTGAACTAGaagaatatttgaaatctCCACCTGAAG gaGTCGACGCCCAAATGTGGCAAGCTGCTATACAAGACAATCCCAATCCCAAGAAATACATTCCTGTGGCAATAAACGGATTTTCGGACTTAAGGTCTAGAATGATAAGTCAAGAACATCAGACTGGTCTCCACCAAGCCTTTCTGGAGAAAGTTAACAAGGAAATTAGTGAACTGAAGACTAAAGATGCTTCTTCAACGGCCCAAATATccgaattaaaacataaatttttagaattacaaCATCGCATATTAAGG ATATTAGTAAAACAGGAAAGTACGAGAAAAGTAGGCATAGCGATTCAACCTGAAGAAGACATGTTAAGAGGACGTTTGGAGATGATGTATGCTCACTTAAATGCGCCAAAacaatataaa GGCCAAATAAACGAATTACTTTCACATGTTAAATTGATAGAAGGTAGTAAAAAACAATCCACCCAAAATTATAGAATCGATACAGATTCGGAGGAAgatattaaacagtttttgaaAATGGAACAGGATGGTGTTTCTCAATTGATTAACATAGTCAAGTGTGATTTACAggctattaaaataataaatgagggCTTGCAACAAATGTTACAGAGTAATacccattaa
- the LOC126264830 gene encoding uncharacterized protein LOC126264830 — protein sequence MKELKLDFSKITKHRSATADEITTKIKHIVDNFTHSFTMADSTVTTTESLLKASEGTTTNVVSTVTDAISDATTNIEAITETTTQVASAITDAISDVSSVTEKVVDVITDNVTQTATETATDTVITTARSVYDLITSVRSSVVTETATPSLEISTGSSNTGININEVLNTTVSEVVNNVDLNVTQNSSNTSEMITTTMETITEVISESTDSVTANNAIVPEVITSTENVISVIRETTTEILTEGKHDESKHTLYIIFAIVIAMLILVAIVMFAAYKVHKTRKSKCRAYDVTQLKDVSTSTTKSNDCDDAFNVKI from the exons ATGAAG gAACTAAAGCTCGACTTCTCGAAGATCACCAAACACAGGTCCGCCACAGCGGATGAAATTACCACCAAAATCAAGCACATTGTCGACAATTTTACCCACAGCTTTACAATGGCGGATTCGACTGTTACTACCACAGAATCTCTTCTTAAAGCATCTGAAGGGACAACAACAAATGTCGTTAGTACTGTGACAGATGCTATTTCCGATGCAACCACAAACATTGAAGCCATTACGGAAACTACGACACAAGTTGCAAGTGCCATTACTGATGCAATCAGTGATGTATCTAGTGTTACAGAAAAGGTTGTCGATGTTATTACGGATAATGTTACACAGACAGCGACAGAAACTGCCACAGATACAGTGATCACTACAGCCAGGAGTGTCTACGATCTAATTACCTCAGTGAGATCATCGGTGGTAACAGAAACAGCTACACCATCATTGGAAATAAGTACGGGCTCAAGTAATACAGGCATCAACATCAACGAAGTATTGAACACTACAGTAAGCGAAGTGGTCAACAATGTTGATTTAAATGTTACCCAAAATTCATCGAACACGTCGGAAATGATCACAACTACTATGGAAACAATTACAGAAGTGATATCAGAGTCAACGGATAGTGTAACGGCCAATAACGCAATCGTACCTGAAGTGATCACCTCTACCGAAAATGTGATCAGCGTAATCAGGGAAACTACTACTGAAATACTAACAGAGGGTAAACACGACGAGAGCAAACACACCCTCTACATCATTTTCGCTATTGTAATAGCTATGCTCATTTTGGTGGCGATAGTCATGTTTGCCGCCTATAAGGTGCACAAAACCAGAAAAAGTAAATGTAGAGCCTATGATGTGACACAACTGAAGGATGTCAGCACATCCACAACAAAATCAAATGATTGTGATGATGCTTTCAacgtaaaaatataa
- the LOC109596627 gene encoding protein sarah, producing MAESNGEMNDEDIIINDQDGLPNVHPNLLAEAEIVSPDHHTDDEFEDLPTSLIVTNIHDSVFTSQDKKRELEDLFRTYDPDVTFQWLRSFRRLRANFQTPIAAASARIQLHQYKINESIITCYFAQPVTPVKNSSLQPPAPYKQFLISPPASPPLDWEPRPEGEPIINHDLLAALATLSPGSSHELHPPSPGQPSIVVHTALGLENNTGVKQRISQTACPERS from the exons atggcAGAAAGTAATGGAGAAATGAATGATGaggatattattataaatgatcaGGATGGTCTTCCAAATGTACATCCGAATTTATTGGCAGAGGCCGAAATTGTAAGTCCCGATCACCACACTGACGACGAATTTGAAGACTTGCCCACCTCACTAATTGTCACAAACATTCATGACTCTGTCTTCACCTCTCAAG ATAAAAAACGAGAGCTGGAGGATTTATTTCGTACCTATGATCCAGATGTGACATTTCAATGGCTCCGCAGTTTCAGGAGGCTAAGGGCGAATTTCCAGACCCCAATAGCAGCAGCCAGTGCTCGGATCCAGCTCCAtcagtacaaaataaatgaatcaattaTCACATGCTACTTTGCTCAACCTGTTACACCTGTGAAGAATAGTTCATTGCAGCCCCCAGCACCCTACAAACAGTTCCTAATTTCACCTCCTGCTTCACCACCTCTCGATTGGGAGCCAAGGCCAGAAGGAGAACCCATAATTAACCATGATCTGCTTGCTGCATTGGCCACTTTATCACCTGGTTCATCACACGAATTGCATCCACCTTCTCCTGGACAACCCAGCATTGTGGTTCATACAGCTTTAGGCCTGGAAAATAATACTGGAGTTAAGCAAAGAATTTCACAAACAGCATGCCCTGAAAggagttaa
- the LOC109596626 gene encoding organic cation transporter protein, with protein MDEDYSIDALMGKLGDFGKYQGFQFFLHILSAVTAGMHMLSLVTVAAVPSHRCAIPSIDYINGTLNTSASFFTSHYIPKLLNGENDSCHVWNSDTNTSEACTAWIYDNQYYKTSRAIEWNFVCDNKWRGAVAQSAYMLGVLTGAIVLGSLADKYGRKPIFCISAVLQLILGVGVAFIPEYYSFVFIRYLYGIFGSAGSYITGFVLTMELVGPSKRSICGVSFQAAFALGIMLVAGWGSFIKDRQLLQVIYGLHALTLIPHIWIMDESPRWLWSNGKFKKSVTIVQKALKLNGRGNHNLDVAEYVSKGAAERRTQPAENAGVADLFKTPNLRTKTLNVCLCWFANSIVYYGLSLSTGSMKGNPYLIMFLIGAIELPSYVICVYLMDRLGRRSLTAFCMLIGGICCIVATNLTKGSTEALVLVMGGKFLIASSFAIIYNYSAELFPTVVRNSAMGLGSMAARLSGAMSPILLMFDSLDPRLPSTLFGVISLISGTWVLFLPETLNKPMPQSLDDGEQFGKGDTFFSTVCRKNNETPTEQPMTTKPVSEQQQPLK; from the exons ATGGACGAAGACTACAGTATAGACGCCCTTATGGGAAAACTAG GCGATTTTGGCAAATACCAGGGTTTCCAGTTCTTCCTTCATATTCTCTCCGCTGTAACAGCTGGAATGCACATGCTCTCCTTAGTTACTGTCGCTGCCGTACCAAGTCAcag ATGCGCTATTCCCAGTATTGACTACATCAATGGAACATTGAACACATCAGCGAGTTTCTTCACTAGCCACTACATTCCCAAACTACTAAACGGAGAAAATGATTCGTGCCACGTTTGGAACTCGGATACGAACACTTCGGAAGCTTGCACCGCGTGGATCTATGataatcaatattacaaaACCTCGAGAGCTATAGAATGGAATTTTGTTTGTGACAATAAATGGAGAGGAGCCGTCGCCCAATCTGCATACATGTTGGGTGTGTTAACCGGTGCGATAGTCTTGGGCTCCTTAGCTGACAAATATGGAAGGAAgccaattttttgtatttccgCAGTACTCCAACTTATTTTAGGAGTTGGGGTGGCCTTTATTCCCGAGTACTACAGTTTCGTTTTCATACGGTATTTGTATGGCATCTTCGGTTCAGCTGGAAGTTATATTACGGGTTTTGTGTTAACCATGGAGTTAGTTGGACCAAGCAAAAGGTCAATATGCGGTGTATCTTTCCAAGCAGCGTTTGCCTTGGGAATAATGTTGGTAGCTGGTTGGGGATCGTTTATTAAAGATAGACAATTGTTGCAAGTTATCTACGGATTACATGCATTAACGCTAATTCCTCACATATGGATAATGGATGAATCCCCAAGGTGGTTGTGGTCTAACGGAAAGTTTAAGAAATCTGTAACCATAGTTCAAAAAGCTTTAAAACTGAATGGTCGTGGTAATCATAATTTGGATGTGGCCGAATACGTATCTAAAGGAGCCGCTGAACGTAGAACACAACCAGCTGAAAACGCAGGCGTTGCTGATCTGTTCAAAACACCTAATTTGAGGACAAAGACCTTAAATGTGTGTTTATGTTGGTTTGCAAATTCTATTGTGTACTATGGTCTTTCTTTGAGTACTGGAAGCATGAAAGGAAATCCGTACCTCATTATGTTTTTGATAGGTGCTATTGAACTTCCCAGTTATGTCATATGCGTATATCTTATGGACAGATTGGGACGAAGGTCTTTAACAGCTTTTTGTATGCTAATTGGAGGTATTTGTTGCATTGTTGCTACAAATTTGACAAAAGGAAGTACTGAAGCCTTAGTACTAGTCATGGgtggtaaatttttaattgcgtCATCTTTTGCTATCATCTATAATTATTCAGCTGAGCTGTTCCCCACGGTGGTAAGAAACTCTGCCATGGGCCTTGGTTCAATGGCAGCTAGGTTATCAGGTGCAATGTCCCCAATATTGTTAATGTTCGACTCCTTGGATCCACGTCTACCATCAACACTGTTTGGCGTTATTTCTTTGATCTCTGGCACATGGGTTCTTTTCCTACCAGAAACATTGAATAAACCAATGCCACAATCATTGGATGATGGTGAACAATTTGGAAAAGGAGATACATTTTTCAGTACTGTGTGCaggaaaaataatgaaacaccAACTGAACAACCCATGACAACTAAACCAGTTTCTGAACAGCAAcaacctttaaaataa